The Methanosphaera sp. DNA segment ATGAAAATGATACATATTTTTCATCTAGAAATTCACGTTCTGTTGAACTTGCACAGTATTCACTAATAAGTAGTATTTGTGGTATTGATGTTATAGTTTGAATATATGCATCAAGCATTGATGATGATTTAATATTCCAGATATACATTAGTATTTGTTTTATTATTTCATTAAATAGAAAGTGTGTTAGTTCATGAAGTAGTGTTGCTATTTGTTGGGCACTATCAAAGTTGTTGTCAACTTTTATTATGTTAAATAGGTATTCTCCATAGCTTTTTTCATCTTCTTTTGTTGTAACTATTGTATATGCTTTTGCTATCTCTTTTACTCGTTGAAATGTTGTCATGTTACGTTTATATATGATGTTATTTTGTCCATTTTCTATGATGTTTTGGATTATTATTTCATATATTTCAAGAGTTAGTATGAAATCATTAAGACTTCTTTGTTTTTCTTCATTAAATAGTTCATCTATTGTATTTATTTGCTGATTTATGTTGAGAAGATTGGTATTTCTAAGAATTTCACCACAACTTTCACAGAAAATACTATTTGCACTATTTTTATGTGCACAATTTGAACAATAAATTTCATTTGTCATATTAATCAATAAAAAGAAATTAGTTTTTAATTTATAAAATAAAATAGTAAATTTACTATTTAAATTATTTATAAGTTATTTATAATAAAATAAGTAGGTTAAATTTTTTTTTGAGAGATATGGAGGTGATGGATTGGAGGTTATATTAATATATTTTATATGAAAGGGTGGTTATCTTTTTTTTATTTTCTAAGGTTTCTCATTAAAACTTATCAGACTAAATATAATTCCACTTCTTAGTCGTCATCTAAGTATTAATTTTTTTTGTTGTATCTATTCATCAAGTACTGGTACAAGTTCTGGTTTCATTGTTTTTAATGCTTTCATTATAATTACAGTTACTACTGCTTCAAGTACTCCTACAAGTGCTTCAACAGGTACTATTGTCATAAATGCAAAGCTTATTGGATATACTCCTGCTAGTGCATATTCAACTGATGCTACAACACCAAGTAATGTTATTGTACCAAATGCTGATACTGCTATTGCTGCTGTTTTATTGAATTTTTCAACAAGCATGAAGAGTCCTTTTGCAAATATTGGTGCAAGTATTGCAAGGTTAAGTAGGTTTAATCCTAGTGTTGATACTCCTCCTTCACCAATTAGTATTGCCTGTATTATTGTTACAAATGTATATACAATAACTGATGATTTGAAATCATATAATGTGATTATTGTTATGAGTGATACATGAACACATGCTGCAACTGGCAGTGGTAGTTCTATCATTTGTACAATTACTGCTGCTACAATTAGTAGTGCTATTTGTGGTATTTGTCTTTCTGTTAGGTTTGATTTTGATTTTAGTAGTATTGCAACTAATGCTATTATTACAATTATTGTTGTAATTATTAGGGGTGTTCCCATTGGTATTAATCCATCCGGTATGTGCATGACATTTTCACCTCCTTAATGTTTTTTTTTAAAACTTTATCAATTTACATTTAAAAAAAATCATAAAAATCTTTTTTTATAAATATAATTAACTTCCTACAATGTAATTTATTTAATATACTATATAAACTTAATATAACCCTATACGGGTATAGACTATAAGTTAAATTAATATAGAACTAAAATTAGTTATTTTTAAATGAAAATATGCTCATATGTTAATTTATTATATGAATAATTGATCATATGATAATATCGGGGTAATAACTTATTATAAAAAGGTATTATAAAATAACAATAATTAAAACATGAAAAACAAAAATAAATACAATAGATAAAAATTTTTTTTATACCACTTCACACAACACCATAGGGTGATTAAATGAAACTAGCCTTTGAAATAGAAAAACTACCAAATAACCAGATAGATAAAATACTAAAACAAATCAAAGATGAAGATATAATACTTGACATATCAAAACTAAAAAAACAACAAATAAAACAAGATCTAC contains these protein-coding regions:
- a CDS encoding zinc ribbon domain-containing protein, with protein sequence MTNEIYCSNCAHKNSANSIFCESCGEILRNTNLLNINQQINTIDELFNEEKQRSLNDFILTLEIYEIIIQNIIENGQNNIIYKRNMTTFQRVKEIAKAYTIVTTKEDEKSYGEYLFNIIKVDNNFDSAQQIATLLHELTHFLFNEIIKQILMYIWNIKSSSMLDAYIQTITSIPQILLISEYCASSTEREFLDEKYVSFSSFNSICHDINYDEDIIKKALIIGKPMSESIINILNNFIDKQLKIQIKKEFIKNNTKANMKPICINDEVIPNFPIFRNVNLMNLICESYEITNEEEIHEKIVNYEKIVKNIEKQRIENLKKQEEYNIEL
- a CDS encoding energy-coupling factor ABC transporter permease, which gives rise to MHIPDGLIPMGTPLIITTIIVIIALVAILLKSKSNLTERQIPQIALLIVAAVIVQMIELPLPVAACVHVSLITIITLYDFKSSVIVYTFVTIIQAILIGEGGVSTLGLNLLNLAILAPIFAKGLFMLVEKFNKTAAIAVSAFGTITLLGVVASVEYALAGVYPISFAFMTIVPVEALVGVLEAVVTVIIMKALKTMKPELVPVLDE